In Clostridium thermosuccinogenes, the genomic stretch TTTTATGGGAAGATACAAGGAAAGTTGACAACACAGGCTGTTTCAAGCTGCAAGGGATAGAATATGAAGCCGGAATCGAATACATAGGCAAAAAAGTGGATGTGCGGTATGATCCTTTTGATATGAGCCTTCTGGAGATATGGTACAATGGTGAGCGCCGAAAGACAGCAACCCCGCTGAAGGTTGGGGAATACTGCTCAAAGGTTGAAAAAACACCAGCAACGAAATCGGCGACTCATTCACGGCTATTAAAAATATATGAGAGCGAGAATGAAAAGAGGCAAAAACGGCAGACCGGAGCATTAACCTTCAGGAGCATGAAGGGCGGTGACAGAAATGTTTGAGCAGTACTACAACTTTCTGCACACGCCGTTCACCCGGGATATACCGGAGAAGCATTTGTATAGCAATCCGGAGCTGGAAGAGGTCTGCAGCAGGCTTGAGTATGCGGCCCGGAACCGGTTGTTTGCAGTGATAACGGGAGATGTTGGTACAGGAAAGACCACAGCCATAAGGAAGTTTGTTGGGGCGCTGGACAGCAACCGGTACAAGGTAATGTACATAAGCGATTCGGCGTTGACACCGAGGAATTTTTACTGGGAAGTATTGAACCAGCTGGGATGTGAAGCGAAATTCTACAGGAGCGATGCAAAACGACAACTAACGAGAGAGATCAGCAACCTGATTGAAATACAGAGACGTATTCCTATAATCATCACAGATGAGGCACACCTACTTTCAAGGGAGATGCTGGAGGAAATCCGGTTTTTACTAAACTTCAGGATGGATTCGTATAACCCAATGAGTTTAATCCTGGTAGGCCAGAGTGAGTTGAAGGACATCCTGAAGAAGCAGATATATGAGGCAATATGCCAGCGAATAGATATCCGATATCATATGATGCCATATGATCGGCAAAGAACCGGTGAATACATAAGAAAGCACCTGGAGTATGCAGGAGAAAGCCGGGAGATATTTACGGATATGGCGGTAGACGAGATATATGAATATTCTCATGGAGTACCGCGAAAAATCAACCGGGCGTGTACAGCTTGCCTTTTACATGGGGCACAGGTACAGAAAAAAATCATAGACGATCATGTGGTAAGGCTTATTGTTGAGGAAGAATTGAACTGGTAGTTAATATGCCCTGTCCGTATACATCTGCGGACAGGGCTAATGAGCAAAACTAGCGGTCAAAAAGAATGAGCAGATTGCGGTCAAAGAGGCCGAACAGCGACAACAAGGCTATACGGATTGTCGGGAAGTCTATTAGAGAAAGTATCCGTAAACAAGATATTGCTATACGGTACGGGGGAGATGAGTTCTTTATACTTCTTGCAAATACGAAAAAGGCTATAGTAGAAAAGGTGATAAACAGGATTAAGGAAAATATAAGAAAAAGAGGGAAGGAAGAAAATATTCATATTGAAATAAGCACAGGGACGGCCTGTTCAGACTGTACCTGCGAGATAGGAAAGATAATAGCCATAGCGGATAATAAAATGTATAAAGAAAAGGCTGGGAAAAAGGTTAAAACAAGACAAATAACTGA encodes the following:
- a CDS encoding ExeA family protein, producing the protein MFEQYYNFLHTPFTRDIPEKHLYSNPELEEVCSRLEYAARNRLFAVITGDVGTGKTTAIRKFVGALDSNRYKVMYISDSALTPRNFYWEVLNQLGCEAKFYRSDAKRQLTREISNLIEIQRRIPIIITDEAHLLSREMLEEIRFLLNFRMDSYNPMSLILVGQSELKDILKKQIYEAICQRIDIRYHMMPYDRQRTGEYIRKHLEYAGESREIFTDMAVDEIYEYSHGVPRKINRACTACLLHGAQVQKKIIDDHVVRLIVEEELNW
- a CDS encoding diguanylate cyclase → MSRLRSKRPNSDNKAIRIVGKSIRESIRKQDIAIRYGGDEFFILLANTKKAIVEKVINRIKENIRKRGKEENIHIEISTGTACSDCTCEIGKIIAIADNKMYKEKAGKKVKTRQITDELTELKQKIEAVRDELKNKVIWKPNGSVDKELIEVNMKLENLIKKYLKDAQ